In Rhinopithecus roxellana isolate Shanxi Qingling chromosome 4, ASM756505v1, whole genome shotgun sequence, a single genomic region encodes these proteins:
- the ZBTB12 gene encoding zinc finger and BTB domain-containing protein 12, producing the protein MASGVEVLRFQLPGHEAATLRNMNQLRAEERFCDVTIVADSLKFRGHKVILAACSPFLRDQFLLNPSSELQVSLMHSARIVADLLLSCYTGALEFAVRDIVNYLTAASYLQMEHVVEKCRNALSQFIEPKIGLKEDGVSEASLVSSVSATKSLLPPARTPKPAPKPPPPPPLPPPLLRPVKLEFPLDEDLELKAEEEDEDEDEDVSDICIVKVESALEVAHRLKPPGGLGGGLGIGGSVGGHLGELAQSSVPPSTVAPPQGVVKACYSLSEDAEGEGLLLIPGGRASVGATSGLVEAAAVAMAARGAGGSLGAGGSRGPLPGGFSGGNPLKNIKCTKCPEVFQGVEKLVFHMRAQHFIFMCPRCGKQFNHSSNLNRHMNVHRGVKSHSCGICGKCFTQKSTLHDHLNLHTGARPYRCSYCDVRFAHKPAIRRHLKEQHGKTTAENVLEASVAEINVLIR; encoded by the coding sequence ATGGCCTCTGGGGTGGAAGTCCTGCGCTTCCAGCTGCCTGGCCACGAGGCCGCTACGCTACGGAACATGAACCAGCTCCGAGCAGAGGAGCGGTTCTGCGACGTGACCATTGTGGCCGACAGCCTCAAGTTTCGAGGCCACAAGGTCATCTTGGCCGCCTGCTCACCGTTCCTGCGGGACCAGTTCCTGCTGAACCCCAGCTCGGAGCTGCAGGTCTCCCTGATGCACAGTGCACGCATTGTGGCCGACCTGCTCCTCTCCTGCTACACGGGCGCCCTGGAATTCGCTGTCAGGGACATCGTCAACTACCTGACAGCCGCCTCCTACCTGCAGATGGAGCACGTGGTGGAGAAATGCCGGAATGCTCTCAGCCAGTTCATTGAGCCCAAAATAGGCCTCAAAGAGGATGGGGTCAGTGAGGCTAGCCTTGTGAGCAGCGTCAGCGCCACCAAGTCCCTTCTCCCTCCAGCCAGGACCCCAAAGCCAGCCCCgaagcccccacccccacctcctctACCCCCTCCACTCCTGCGGCCAGTGAAGCTGGAGTTCCCACTGGATGAGGACTTGGAGCTGAAAGcggaggaagaggatgaggatgaggatgaggacGTGTCTGACATCTGCATCGTCAAGGTGGAGTCGGCCCTGGAGGTGGCACACCGACTCAAACCCCCTGGAGGCCTGGGAGGGGGTCTGGGCATTGGAGGCTCCGTGGGTGGCCACCTTGGGGAGCTGGCCCAGAGCAGCGTGCCCCCCAGCACTGTAGCCCCACCACAGGGTGTGGTGAAGGCCTGCTATAGCCTGTCTGAGGACGCAGAAGGGGAGGGCCTGCTGTTGATTCCTGGAGGCCGGGCCAGCGTGGGGGCCACCTCGGGCCTGGTGGAAGCAGCAGCGGTGGCCATGGCtgcccggggggcggggggcagcCTGGGGGCGGGGGGCAGCCGGGGACCCCTGCCTGGGGGATTCTCGGGTGGAAACCCCTTAAAGAACATCAAATGCACCAAGTGCCCGGAAGTGTTCCAGGGCGTGGAGAAGCTGGTCTTCCACATGCGGGCGCAGCACTTCATCTTCATGTGCCCTCGCTGTGGCAAGCAGTTCAACCACAGCAGCAACCTCAACCGCCACATGAACGTGCATCGTGGTGTCAAGTCACACTCGTGCGGAATCTGCGGCAAGTGCTTCACACAGAAGTCCACCCTGCACGACCACCTCAACCTGCACACGGGAGCGCGGCCCTACCGCTGCTCCTACTGCGACGTGCGCTTCGCCCACAAGCCTGCCATTAGACGGCACCTCAAGGAGCAACACGGCAAGACCACGGCCGAGAACGTGCTGGAGGCCAGTGTGGCCGAGATCAACGTCCTCATCCGCTAG